A stretch of Allostreptomyces psammosilenae DNA encodes these proteins:
- a CDS encoding NAD-binding protein: protein MSVIPNVPSQLRQRLRPQPSGHLVVCGDNPLALRLTTELARLYAEPVTVLLPSRQRNHGPGIEALARDPALSVRIVEAATVDDDALRRAGVERAVALALTSGDDQANIHTALRARRLNPRLRLVVRVFNRSLGKRVRELLDKAALSAGYASEATTTVLSASATAAPAMVTAALVGHGHTLEVDGRVLRTAEYPQQHVPGGRLLSTLALRPAEATAQAGGAGSATGLDEPLLLPSQRQIAEAPPNTVRVGLERLPDRFAPRGTPLSQRLPGLPFGILFSRRLQAAFAAVAGMVLLYALLTWLSTDYAPLSSLYVALLDVLGLAEPALGMGWERQVLQVLTALSGMALIPLLLAVVLENMSSFRAASSMRRPPRNLTGHVVVVGLGNVGTRVLDRLCELRVPVVCVERDPQARGIERAREARVPVVIGDATSPEVLAEARVGRSRALMTMTSDETTNLEAALAAREEREDLRVVMRLFDDGFATAVYRAMRDSYPRAVTRSRSVSYLAAPTFAGAMMGRQVIGAIPIGRRVLLVAVVDVADRPEMAGLTISQADRPGMWRILALDLTGVAERRRDLGLPPDTGEQFMPSGLLWGPPREYVLGEADRLVVVATRQGLGGLLQRTSDEWTPTFPPPGDS from the coding sequence GTGTCCGTCATCCCGAACGTCCCCAGCCAGCTCCGGCAGCGCCTGCGGCCGCAGCCCAGCGGCCACCTCGTGGTGTGCGGCGACAACCCGTTGGCCCTGCGGCTGACCACCGAGCTCGCCCGGTTGTACGCGGAACCGGTCACCGTGCTGCTGCCCTCCCGGCAGCGCAACCACGGCCCGGGGATCGAGGCCCTGGCCCGCGACCCGGCGCTGTCGGTGCGGATCGTCGAGGCGGCGACCGTCGACGACGACGCGTTACGGCGCGCCGGCGTCGAGCGGGCCGTGGCACTGGCGCTCACCTCCGGCGACGACCAGGCCAACATCCACACCGCGCTGCGGGCACGCCGGCTCAACCCCCGGCTGCGGCTGGTGGTGCGGGTCTTCAACCGCAGCCTCGGCAAGCGGGTGCGGGAACTGCTGGACAAGGCGGCGCTCAGCGCCGGGTACGCGTCGGAGGCGACGACGACGGTGCTGTCCGCCTCGGCGACCGCCGCGCCGGCCATGGTGACCGCCGCCCTGGTCGGGCACGGGCACACCCTGGAGGTGGACGGGCGGGTGCTGCGCACCGCCGAGTACCCCCAGCAGCACGTCCCCGGGGGACGCCTGCTCAGCACGCTGGCGCTGCGCCCCGCCGAGGCGACCGCCCAGGCCGGCGGCGCCGGCAGCGCCACGGGCCTGGACGAACCGCTGCTGCTGCCCAGTCAGCGACAGATCGCCGAAGCCCCGCCGAACACGGTGCGGGTGGGGCTGGAGCGGCTGCCCGACCGGTTCGCCCCGCGGGGCACCCCGCTCTCCCAGCGCCTGCCGGGGCTGCCGTTCGGCATCCTGTTCTCCCGGCGGCTCCAGGCCGCGTTCGCGGCGGTCGCCGGCATGGTGCTCCTGTACGCGCTGCTCACCTGGCTGTCCACCGACTACGCGCCGCTCAGCTCGCTGTACGTGGCGCTGCTGGACGTGCTGGGCCTGGCCGAACCGGCGCTCGGCATGGGATGGGAGCGGCAGGTCCTCCAGGTGCTGACCGCGCTCAGCGGCATGGCGCTGATCCCCCTGCTGCTCGCGGTGGTGCTGGAGAACATGAGCTCCTTCCGGGCGGCCTCCTCGATGCGCCGCCCACCGCGCAACCTGACCGGGCACGTGGTGGTCGTGGGGCTGGGAAACGTGGGCACCCGGGTGCTGGACCGGCTGTGCGAACTGCGGGTGCCCGTGGTGTGCGTGGAGCGGGATCCGCAGGCCCGCGGCATCGAACGGGCCCGCGAGGCCCGGGTGCCGGTGGTGATCGGCGACGCCACCTCCCCCGAGGTGCTGGCCGAGGCCCGGGTCGGGCGCAGCCGGGCGCTGATGACGATGACCAGCGACGAGACCACCAACCTGGAGGCGGCGCTCGCCGCCCGCGAGGAGCGCGAGGACCTGCGGGTGGTGATGCGGCTGTTCGACGACGGCTTCGCCACCGCCGTCTACCGGGCGATGCGTGACTCCTACCCGCGCGCGGTGACCAGGAGCCGCAGCGTCTCCTACCTGGCGGCACCCACCTTCGCCGGGGCGATGATGGGGCGCCAGGTGATCGGCGCGATCCCGATCGGCCGGCGGGTGCTGCTGGTGGCGGTGGTGGACGTGGCGGACCGGCCGGAGATGGCCGGGCTGACAATCTCGCAGGCGGACCGGCCGGGCATGTGGCGGATCCTGGCCCTGGACCTGACCGGCGTGGCGGAGCGCCGCCGCGACCTCGGCCTGCCGCCCGACACCGGCGAGCAGTTCATGCCGTCGGGGCTGCTGTGGGGACCGCCCCGGGAGTACGTGCTGGGCGAGGCGGACCGGCTGGTGGTCGTCGCCACCCGGCAGGGCCTGGGCGGCCTGCTGCAGCGCACCAGCGACGAGTGGACGCCCACCTTCCCCCCGCCCGGGGACAGCTGA
- a CDS encoding methionine synthase gives MSGAATGVGSMPGTDVREAVRTVVGALEQLPHLPELPARGPGADMLGRTLGLLAELHAQVEPSGWRITDRPGRDMRRAAAWMREDLDTLEEFTQGYEGALKVQVVGPWTLAAGTELRSGEPALSDAGACRDLAASLVEGVRDHLRALARRIPGARLLLQLDEPSLPAVLAGGVPTASGYRRVPPVEAAIVQEALRGVIDAVAVAVPPAAVRAEVAEGQVADRHARDGHAPEHAGADPEAARREAERLAAEREAARIPVVVHCCARRVPVALLRRAGARGVSLDVALLSQEQDDEIAEAVESGVRLFAGAVPTSLTSAAARASAPATPSAQAGATPRPARDPLSDPAGSVSGVRALWRRIGLPPTSLATSVVVTPACGLAGADPGYARRALVHAARAAKILVDDPEG, from the coding sequence ATGTCCGGAGCCGCCACCGGTGTGGGCTCGATGCCGGGCACGGACGTCCGCGAGGCCGTCCGTACCGTGGTCGGCGCGCTGGAGCAGCTGCCCCACCTGCCCGAGCTGCCGGCGCGTGGCCCCGGCGCGGACATGCTCGGCCGCACCCTGGGCCTGCTGGCCGAGTTGCACGCGCAGGTGGAGCCGTCCGGGTGGCGGATCACCGACCGGCCCGGCCGGGACATGCGCCGCGCCGCGGCCTGGATGCGCGAGGACCTCGACACCCTGGAGGAGTTCACCCAAGGGTACGAGGGGGCGCTGAAGGTGCAGGTCGTCGGGCCGTGGACGCTCGCCGCCGGCACGGAGCTGCGTTCCGGTGAGCCGGCGCTGTCGGACGCCGGCGCCTGCCGCGACCTGGCCGCCTCGCTGGTCGAGGGGGTGCGCGACCACCTGAGGGCGCTGGCCCGGCGGATCCCGGGCGCACGGCTGCTGCTCCAGCTCGACGAGCCGTCGCTGCCGGCCGTGCTGGCCGGCGGGGTGCCCACCGCCAGCGGCTACCGGCGCGTCCCGCCGGTGGAGGCGGCGATCGTCCAGGAGGCGCTGCGCGGCGTGATCGACGCGGTGGCCGTCGCGGTCCCGCCGGCCGCCGTCCGCGCCGAGGTGGCCGAGGGCCAGGTGGCGGACCGCCACGCCCGGGACGGCCACGCCCCGGAGCACGCGGGCGCGGATCCTGAGGCGGCGCGGCGGGAGGCGGAACGGTTGGCGGCGGAGCGGGAGGCGGCGCGGATCCCGGTGGTGGTGCACTGCTGTGCCCGCCGGGTGCCGGTCGCCCTGCTGCGCCGGGCCGGTGCCCGGGGCGTGTCGCTGGACGTCGCGCTGCTCTCCCAGGAGCAGGACGACGAGATCGCCGAGGCCGTGGAGTCCGGGGTCCGGCTGTTCGCCGGGGCCGTTCCCACCTCGCTGACCAGCGCCGCCGCGCGCGCGTCGGCGCCCGCCACCCCGTCGGCGCAAGCCGGCGCGACACCGCGTCCGGCCCGCGATCCGTTGTCGGACCCGGCCGGTAGCGTCAGTGGTGTCAGGGCGCTGTGGCGCCGGATCGGGCTTCCCCCCACCTCGCTGGCCACCTCGGTGGTGGTCACCCCTGCCTGCGGGTTGGCCGGGGCCGATCCGGGCTACGCCCGCCGTGCCCTGGTCCACGCGGCCCGCGCCGCGAAGATCCTCGTCGACGATCCGGAGGGCTGA